One Luteibacter aegosomaticola genomic window carries:
- a CDS encoding bifunctional (p)ppGpp synthetase/guanosine-3',5'-bis(diphosphate) 3'-pyrophosphohydrolase, translating into MKSSQANAGTPNAPEPVVRSPLTDRAREACEVLPAAARAEAETVIELLRLLGCDDETCASAMWFSLMRGMPGAADAAAAQWPASLKRLVDGQGEAEKVWTLHAQRGPATGSEGLRRLLLAIIRDLRVVFVLLARQLAAMRTAMSLPDAERRELAQLTADIHAPLANRLGIWQLKWELEDLAFRYLEPDTYRRIARLLDERRADRERFIAESLAELRQVLGDAGIQADLAGRPKHIFSIWKKMKKKGLEFSDLYDIRAVRILVASVADCYAALGLVHSLWPHLPGEFDDYVARPKGNGYRSLHTAVIGPEGKTLEVQIRTHEMHRANELGVAAHWRYKEGGGADAEFEAKIAWMRKLLEPRGEDDTDLVAGFETELMEDRVYVLSPKGEVIDMPRGATVLDFAYHIHTEVGHRCRGAKVNGRIVPLTTQPRSGDRIEILTTKVSEPSRDWLSAHHGYLSTSRAKEKVRAWFRREAHEANIVAGKATLEKELRRLAVDDVDLAALATHFRLKSIDELFVTVALGEVSLGQIARHLQEPVEPDFTQSSAPVAARGAQHDRGALSIEGIGNLLTTLARCCQPLPGDPVRGFITRGRGVSVHRADCASLARLSRKDPDRVIEVSWGRVEVQNYEVDIELRGYDRKGLQKDVATTINNVGPHIVASSSRVNTRTSEVDMRFTLRVRDYEQLSLLLGRLSALPNVTDARRVGSH; encoded by the coding sequence ATGAAAAGCTCGCAGGCCAATGCAGGAACGCCGAACGCGCCCGAACCGGTCGTGCGCTCGCCGCTGACCGACCGGGCACGCGAGGCGTGCGAGGTATTACCCGCGGCCGCTCGCGCCGAAGCCGAGACGGTCATCGAGCTGCTGCGCCTTCTCGGCTGCGATGACGAGACCTGCGCTTCGGCCATGTGGTTCTCGCTGATGCGAGGCATGCCCGGGGCGGCCGATGCGGCAGCCGCGCAATGGCCTGCTTCACTCAAGCGTCTGGTCGATGGCCAGGGTGAAGCTGAAAAAGTGTGGACCCTGCACGCGCAGCGTGGGCCCGCCACCGGCTCGGAAGGCTTGCGCCGGTTGCTCCTGGCCATCATTCGCGACCTGCGCGTCGTCTTCGTGTTGCTGGCACGCCAGCTGGCCGCCATGCGCACCGCGATGTCACTGCCGGATGCCGAGCGCCGCGAGCTGGCCCAGCTCACCGCCGACATCCACGCGCCGTTGGCCAATCGCCTCGGCATCTGGCAGCTCAAGTGGGAGCTGGAAGACCTCGCGTTCCGTTACCTGGAGCCCGACACCTACCGGCGTATCGCGCGGCTGCTCGACGAACGCCGTGCCGATCGCGAACGCTTCATCGCCGAGAGCCTGGCCGAGCTGCGCCAGGTACTGGGCGACGCCGGCATCCAGGCCGACCTGGCAGGGCGGCCCAAGCACATCTTCTCCATCTGGAAGAAGATGAAGAAGAAAGGCCTCGAATTCTCGGATCTGTACGACATCCGGGCCGTGCGTATCCTCGTGGCCTCGGTGGCCGATTGCTACGCCGCCCTGGGTCTTGTGCACAGCCTGTGGCCGCACTTGCCGGGTGAGTTTGACGATTATGTGGCCCGGCCCAAGGGCAATGGCTACCGGTCGCTGCACACGGCAGTGATCGGCCCCGAGGGCAAGACGCTCGAAGTGCAGATCCGTACGCACGAGATGCATCGGGCCAACGAACTCGGTGTCGCCGCTCACTGGCGCTACAAGGAAGGTGGCGGCGCGGATGCCGAGTTCGAGGCCAAGATCGCGTGGATGCGCAAGCTGCTGGAGCCACGCGGCGAGGACGATACCGACCTGGTCGCCGGCTTCGAAACCGAGCTCATGGAAGATCGCGTGTACGTGCTTTCGCCCAAGGGCGAGGTCATCGACATGCCGCGCGGCGCCACCGTGCTCGACTTCGCGTACCACATCCACACGGAGGTCGGGCATCGTTGCCGCGGCGCCAAAGTGAACGGGCGCATCGTCCCGCTCACGACGCAGCCGCGTAGCGGCGACCGCATCGAGATCCTCACCACGAAGGTCTCGGAGCCGAGCCGCGACTGGCTTTCCGCGCACCATGGCTACCTCTCCACCTCGCGTGCGAAGGAAAAGGTCCGCGCGTGGTTCCGCCGGGAAGCCCACGAGGCCAACATCGTGGCCGGCAAGGCCACGCTGGAAAAAGAGCTGCGCCGGCTGGCTGTCGACGATGTCGACCTGGCCGCCCTGGCAACGCACTTCCGGCTGAAGAGCATCGACGAGTTGTTCGTGACCGTGGCACTGGGCGAGGTCTCCCTCGGCCAGATCGCCCGCCACCTGCAGGAGCCGGTCGAGCCCGATTTCACCCAGTCGTCTGCGCCCGTCGCGGCACGCGGCGCGCAGCACGATCGTGGCGCGCTCTCGATCGAGGGTATCGGCAACCTGCTGACCACGCTGGCGCGATGCTGCCAGCCGCTCCCCGGCGACCCGGTGCGTGGCTTTATCACGCGTGGCCGAGGCGTTTCCGTGCACCGCGCCGATTGCGCGTCGCTGGCGCGTCTTTCGCGCAAGGACCCCGACCGCGTTATCGAGGTGAGCTGGGGCAGGGTGGAGGTCCAGAACTATGAGGTGGACATCGAACTGCGTGGCTACGACCGCAAGGGCCTGCAGAAAGACGTGGCGACCACGATCAACAACGTGGGCCCGCACATCGTCGCCTCGTCGAGCCGCGTAAACACCCGCACCAGCGAAGTGGATATGCGCTTCACCCTGCGGGTGCGCGATTACGAGCAGCTCTCGCTACTGTTGGGCCGCCTCTCGGCACTGCCCAACGTCACCGACGCCCGCCGCGTAGGCAGCCACTGA